TGGGTGTTAGGCGAGGGCTCGTTGAATGCTAGATTTGCTGACCTGGAGGATGCGGGCGATCTGCGCCAACGAATGCCCATCGGCGCGGAGTTTTTGGGCAGCCTTGCAGCGCTCGGGGGTTATCACAGTGGGGCGGCCGCCGATACGGCCTTGGGCCCGTGCGTGTTCCAGGCCCCGCATGGTGTTTTCGCGGATCGTGTCAACGCGGAGCTGTGCAAGGACGGCCATGATCCCGATGATCGCCTGCCCCATCGGCGTGGAGGCATCGACGTCCAGGGCAGGTTCGGTGAGGCTGCGCAACCGGATCCCGCGGGCGGCGAGATCACGGATCACCTCGAGTGCGATCCGTTCCGTCCCGGCGATCCGGTCCAGGGCCCGCACCAGCAGCGTGTCACCCGCTCGGAGGTAGTCCTGGCACGCTGCCCATTGCGGTCGCTGTGTGGTACGGGCGGAGTGGCCGTGATCGACGAACACCCGTACCGCTCCAGCGGCCTCGAGCTCCGCTTGCTGCGCCTGCGGGTTCTGGTCACGCGTGGACACCCTCGCGTAGCCGATGATGCTCATCGCTCCGGTCCACCGTGACCGTGGTCGGGACGCGACGGTGTGGAACGGTGTCGGGGCCTGAGGCCTGTCGTCCTCGATGACGAGTCATGCCGCGCTGACGGGAGCCTGCTCAGGCAGCGACTGGAAGAGCTGCCTCCACTCAGCACGCTTCGCCGCAACAGCTGCGTGATCTTCAGGGCTGATCTCCCACGCCTCCTGGCGGAGCTGGGCAGCCTGACGGATCCAGTAGTCATGCTCTTGCCTGGTCTTCGCCTGGTTGGCCCACATCACGTAGTGGCCACCAATCCTGCTGCACAACTCATGCAAAGCGTCGTAGGCCATCACGGGGTCGTTCATCGTGGTCCTCCTCCTCACAGTGCGGGGGTCACTCCCCCAGTCTACTTCGCCCCACCCTGCTGGACCTGTCCTTGCTCCGTCTGGCGCCGCAACAACTGGGGAACGACGAGGTCGGTCCAGAAAGGACTTCTCGGGGGTTTCGGGTCGTTGAGGGTGTGGGACGGGTTTTTGGGTCGCCTTGGCTGCTCTCCAGGGGTGCTGGCCGTGATGGGTGGGGGTGGTTCGTTATCGGCCGTTAGTGGAACACGCCAGGCGCACCGCCACCCCGGCAGGTGCGTGTAGCCTCATGGACGCAGCGGGCACAACGGACTTGGAAGAGCTGACCCACATCGTTCTTGGGCGGCCAAGCATCGGTACCAGGCCCGGGGCCTCACCCGTGGTACGGGCTCGGGTTCCTCAGGCCCTCAAGGACCGTGTGGCCGCTGTAGCCAAGCGTGAACACCGCAAGGAGTCAGATTGTGATCAGGCACGGCAGCCTCGGGGGTGAGGTGTGTCGTGGCTGCGCGCTGCTTCTAGTTGTAGTTGCGAC
The sequence above is drawn from the Arachnia rubra genome and encodes:
- a CDS encoding recombinase family protein; its protein translation is MSIIGYARVSTRDQNPQAQQAELEAAGAVRVFVDHGHSARTTQRPQWAACQDYLRAGDTLLVRALDRIAGTERIALEVIRDLAARGIRLRSLTEPALDVDASTPMGQAIIGIMAVLAQLRVDTIRENTMRGLEHARAQGRIGGRPTVITPERCKAAQKLRADGHSLAQIARILQVSKSSIQRALA